ATTCCCCGCGCGGAAATGTATTAGCATCTGTACCCGGAACACAAGAGGCTAATGATGCCGTAATGCTGTCGCAGGTTCCTACAACGGCTATTTTAAAGAAATCCGATGCCGAAGCAAAAGTAAAAGTGGCTTATGATGGCGGAACACCTCAGTTTAAACCAATCGAAGGCACAAAAATGCAATATGCAAGCAACACTCAGGAAAAGATCATTAAAGTAGGCGATTTGTATTATTTATGTTTTCAGGCCGTTTGGTTTATGTCGACAAGCCCTAACGGACCCTGGAAAACAGCCGATTCTGTTCCGAAAGAAATTTATACCATTCCGCCAAGTTCTCCCGTATACAATGTGACGTATGTAACACAAACCACAACCGATACTACTGTAGAAAGCAGTTCTACTGCCGGTTATTTGGGTGCTTTTATTATTGGCGCTACAGTAGGTGCTATCCTGACTTACGGTACAGGATGGTATTATCCGCCTTATGTGTATTATGGCGGAATGTATCCAATCTACCGTCCGTGGCCGTATGCGTATGGAGGTGGAGCAGTTTACAATCCGTGGACAGGCGGTTATGCAGCCGGAAGACGCGTTTACGGACCTTACGGCGCAGCAGGAACTTCGGCCTGGTACAATCCGGCAATAGGAAGATACGGGCGTTCTGCAAGTGTACAGGGATGGTACGGCGGGCGTACCGCAGCGAGTACTTATAATCCGTGGACAGGAAATTATGCGAGAACCAATCAGGGACATAATGCGTATGCACAATGGGGACATTCTGCTGCTACAAATGGGCATCAATGGGCAGAAACCGGACACATCACAACCCGACGCGGTACAGCAATTGGTTATGAAACCTCGGGCGGAAAAGAAGGTGTAATTACACATCATCGTGGCGGCGGAACGACAATTCATACCAACAACAACGTATACGCAGGTCATGACGGACATGTCTATAAAAGAGATGCTAACGGAAACTGGAGTCATTACAACAACGGAAACGGAGGCTGGACGCAGGCAGGAACTTTAGGTTCTGCTAAAAAATCCGGAGACGGCATTCAGAACAGAGCCAATCAGGGACTTGGTGCAAATGGAGCAGGAGAGAGGGTTCAGCGTGATAATCTGCCAAAAAACAATCAAAACCTGGGAGGCGAAACCCGATTAGGCGACAGAACTCAGGGAAATAATTTAAACAGACCGGAACAAACCCTCGGCCAGCCAAATAAACCTCTTGGAGAAGCCGGTCGTACAGATATTACAAACGATCTCAACCGCTCCGCTTTTTCAAGAGACCGCGGCGAAACACAAACCCGAAATTTTCAAAACTTCCAAAGAGACGGCAGCCGTTTAGGCGGCGGCAGTTTTAGAGGCGGCGGCGGATTTAGAGGCAGAAGATAAATAAAATTACAAGGTTAGTTATAATTGAAAAATCGGGGATGGCAGTAAGGGGCCGGACCTGATTTTTTTTGCTGATTAAGTTCTGATTCTCAATTTGAAAACTTCCCTGGCACTATCATTTAAACAAAAAATTGATTTATCTGTCTGTCTGTTGTATTTTTGCCTTTATGAATGACAACTTTATAAATGAATACTTTGGCATAGGGATCTACAATGGTAAAACACCTGAAAATTTAGGCGTTTTGTGGCGATCAGCTCAAAATTTAGGCGCAACCTATATATTTACGATAGGCAATAGATATGCTAAACAAGCCTGTGACACCCATAATGCCGTTAAAGCAATTCCGTATTTTCACTATGATACTTTCGAAGCTTTTTTCGAAAATCTGCCTAAAGGAGCGCGATTAGTTGGTGTTGAATTACATGATAAGGCTTTAGACTTAGAAACCTTCGAACACCCGCGACGCTGCGTTTATTTATTAGGGGCAGAAGACCACGGTCTACCTAAAAGAGCAATGGAAAAATGCCATCATTTAGTTAAATTCAAATCTGAAAAAAGCTTAAATGTCGCTGTAGCAGGAACAATTGTAATGTACGACAGAAACCTGCCTAAACCCCGATCTTAAAAAAAACTGCTGAAAATTATTTTTGATGGCGTAAAGTTTGAAAAAAAAGCTTTGCCACGCTACGTAAATGTCTGTGACTTTGAGCTTTTAACATAAATATTAAAAAGAAATAATGTGAGAAAGTCGGAGACTTTCGAGAGATTTTGTATTTATAAGAATTTAAAATACGCAAAGTCAGAGACGTTTGCATAGTGTCGCTTTAGAAAATCTTCTGGGGGTATACAGTTATTATTACTCTTTGGTGATATGAAATGTGGCTCTAGAAGAAACGTAGTTCGTTTCACTTAATGTAATTTTCAATTTACCGAATTTGTATGATGTTCCAACATTTACATCTTTAAAAATTTGATTGACCTTTTCGCCGGCATTTAATGTAAAGTTGCATAAGCCTTCTACAGAAATTTCATTCACACCAATCATTAAATTCTCAGCATCATTAATATATGTTTTTCCTTTGTATATTTCTGCATCTATAAAAGAAAGAGCTTTTTTCGAAATTATAACTTTTGGCTGATTAATTGGTCCTTTTTGCTTTAAAGAAAGACTATCTAATTTATTCTTTTGATTTGCAATTTCTTCATATCTAGTCTTATAAAAAAGTGCAGGATCTTTTGTAGTAAAGTTCCATTCTTCAAATTCCTTTAATATTATTTCGAGTTTGTCGTTTTCTTTTTCTAAGAATTCAATTCTTGCTTTATGCTGTTCACTTTCTGTTCTGGAAGATTCAACTTGAGCTTTGTAAAAGTCGATTTTTTGTTCTTCAAAAGTGAATTTATAAAATGCCCACGTTGCTCCAGCAACTAGAAATGTATAAAGAAGTACAGATTTTGTTTGATTATTCTCGAACCAATCCCCCATATTTTCTATATTATTGCAAATTGTTAATTTGTTTTTCTGACTATAAATTTCTCCAATCCACCTAAATCATATGAACTTTATCAAAAGAAAATTGAATTTACTTTTGTTTAGTGTAATAAAATAAACTTACTTAAAATTTGAGGAGTGAGAGAACTACTCATTAATACCATCCGGAAAGTTGTAAATAACATCGAGGCTCTGTATTTTGATCTTTGCTCCACC
This portion of the Flavobacterium gelatinilyticum genome encodes:
- a CDS encoding RNA methyltransferase; translated protein: MNDNFINEYFGIGIYNGKTPENLGVLWRSAQNLGATYIFTIGNRYAKQACDTHNAVKAIPYFHYDTFEAFFENLPKGARLVGVELHDKALDLETFEHPRRCVYLLGAEDHGLPKRAMEKCHHLVKFKSEKSLNVAVAGTIVMYDRNLPKPRS